AATCAATCTTAGCCTCTAGATTCCCTTCACCTCCGGCTTCCTGTACGGCCTGATTCGTTTCAGAAATAACATTCTTGAGTTTTTCGCGCAAGTCTATGAGAGACAAACCCAAAACATCTTTGTCACTCAAAGCCTCGAAGGACAGGGACAAGTTCCCTCTCCCCATTTCAGACGCAAAGAGTGATGACTCTCTGATTTTCTCCAAGTAGGTATTCAGTGACCTGAAAAAATCTCCTACATCATCTTTCCTGATCAAATCAGAGCGTTGTATATCAATGTCCAGTTCTCCCTCCTTGAGTTTCATGAACGTACCACTAATCTTTTTCATTGGTGCCTCGACACTACGACTCAATACATAGAAAGCCAGAAAAATGGAAAGCAAGGCAATAGGAACACCGTACCACAAGTGCATCAGACCAAAAAAACCAACGATGCTTGACATGATAGACACCGTATAGATAGAGAAGATAATCCCAATTACGGGTTTATAGACAAAAGATTTACGAAAAATAAAATAATTACACACTAATGCGAAGGGCACACAAAGAAATGTCACCACAGCGGTGAAAATTAAAAAAACTGTCATCTTTCCAGAATTGATTGAAATTATAAAATGCTATTGCCAAGCAACAACTAAATTTTAGTACAGATGGATGTAGGACAAATTAACGAATAAATGTAACAATCTATATCCCTACTTCTGGGTATTATTTGAAATATCTCGTCTTTTTCTTTCAATTAATTTTCATTAAACCGTTATATGCTATACATTGATATCAAGTTCTATTCACGGCATGATAAGCAATTAACTAAGATGTAGCAATTTCTCTCAAGGAGTACAACTACAATACAGTTATACGCAATAATGTAAGATTTTTTACTTAGCATAAAAACATTTTCATTATTAAAACACGGAATGTCACCTAATTTTCACTTTATAACACCCAACCCACATGCAAAAAGAAGATATTGCAATCATTGGCATAGGATGCCACACACCAGGTAAAATCCATGGCCCAGAGCAGTTTTGGTCTAAACTCATGAACGGAGTAGATGGAATCTCCGACGTACCCAAAGACCGATGGAATCATGAAGAATATTATGATCCAAACCCAAACAAGGCAGGTAAAATAAAAACCAAGAAAGGAGGTTTTATTGAAGGTATTGACCTTTTTGACAATGAGTTTTTCAAGATTTTTCCGAAAGAAGCAGAACGCATCGATCCACAGCAAAGGCTCCTACTCCAAACTACCTTTGAATCGATAGAGGACTCTGGAGACAAGCTAGAGAACCTTAGAGGTAGCAATGCCGCCGTATTCATGAGTGTATTTACCAATGACTACTGGGACATGCAGATAGAGCAAGATAGCAAGTATGCCATCAGTCCACATGTCGCCATGGGATCCTCTCGCACCGCTATCGCCAACCGCATCTCCTACTTCTATGACCTCAAAGGCCCTAGTGTATCCGTCGACACAGCTTGCTCAGGCGCCTTAGTCGCGGTACATCTGGCCTGTCAGAGCATATGGGACCAATCTGCATCTTGCGCGATGGCGGGTGGAGTCAACCTAATCATCAATCCAGAATCCACAATGATGATGTCCAAAGGCAACTTTTTGAGTCCCGATGGATATTGCAAATCCTTTGACGAAAGAGCCAATGGCTATGTCAGAGGAGAAGGAGTTGGTGTCGTATATCTCAAACCACTGTCTCAAGCACTAAAAGATGGCAACAAAATCTACGGCCTGATCAAAGCCACGGCATGCAATTCAGATGGACATACTGTCGAAGGATTGACCGTCCCCAGTGAAAGCTCACAAACAGCCATGTTGAAAAACGCCTACCGGTTGGCAAACATTGATGTAGATAAGCTACAATACATAGAGGCGCACGGTACAGGCACTCCTGTAGGCGACCCTCTCGAAACCAAGTCATTTTCCAACGTATTTGGTGGCCGCAGTACTGACTCACCTCTGATGATAGGCTCTGTCAAAACAAACATCGGACACCTCGAAGGTGCCGCTGGTGTAGCTGGACTGATCAAGCTCGCACTATCCATCAAAAACAAAAAAATACCAGGCAACCTCCATTTCAACAAAGTCAACCCAAAAATTGATTTGAAAAATTGGAAACTAAAAGTAGTAAGTGAGAACACCGACTGGCCCGAGCAAAAAGATGGCAGCCCACGCATCGGTGGTGTCAATTCCTTTGGTGCAGGGGGAACAAATGCGCACCTAGTACTAGAAGAATACATTCCCGCGCAAGAAAAAAGCTCCAAAGCAATAGAAGAAAACCTGTACTTATTTCAAACCAGTGCGGCTACCACCACTTCCCTACACAACCTGCTCAAAGCATACAAAAGCTTCTTGCTCAGCGAGCAGTATTCACTACGAGACATCTGCTACAATGTCGGAAAACACAGGTCGAGCCTAAAGCATCGAATCTCAATTGCTGGCAAGGACAAGACAGACATGATCGACAAGATAGACGCTTTCTTGGAAGGGAACGTGATCTCTGGTGTGTCAAGTCATGAACTCGAAACACCTGCTCACAAGATTGGATTTGTATTTACAGGCCAAGGACCACAATGGTTTGCCATGGGACAAGAACTGATCGCTACAGAGCCACTGTTCAAGAGTACAATCCAAAATATTGAAGGCTATTTCAGCCAAATATCAGGTTGGTCACTACTCGAAGAGATGAACAAGGATGAAGAAAATTCTCGTGTAAATGACACCCGAATTGCTCAACCAGCCATCATGGCCATACAAATTGCCCTAGTCGAACTTTGGAAAAAACATGGCATCCAACCAGAAGGCGTAGTAGGACACTCGATCGGAGAAGTAGCTGCTGCCTACACTGCTGGCTCCTTGACACTCGAACAAGCCGTACAGGTAATCTTTCACCGAAGCAGAGGTCAACATGCCGCTACCGGCAAAGGAAAAATGCTAGCCGTCAGCCTCACCTTATCCGCTGCTGAGGAAATCATCAAAGATGTCAAAGACACGGTCTCTATCGGTGCAGTGAATGGACCTGAAATGTGCGTTTTGTCCGGCGATGAGGCTCCCCTATTGCAGATTTCCGAAAAACTAACCGAGCAGGACATTTTCAACAAGTTTTTGAGAGTAACCGTACCCTTCCATTCTCATCACATGGAGCCGCTTAAAGATGAATTGATTCATTCCTTGCGTCAGTTGAAACCGGCCAAGGCTTCTCTCGACTTGTACTCTACCGTCACAGGTCAAAAAGGCGATGGTCTTCATCTAGTCAGTGAATACTGGTATGACAATGTCCGTAAGCCTGTGTACTTCGCCAATGCACTGAGCAAAATGGTAGAAGACGGATATGACCTTTTCATCGAAATAGGACCACACCCCGCCCTATCTTCAGGAGCAGAGGACATCTTTGCTAGCAAAGATTCTCATGCGGTCATCTTCCCATCTATCAAGCGAAAAGAAAATGAAAAACTCCGTTTTCTACATACTCTGGGAAGTCTATACACGCATGGCATTGCACTCGACTGGGACTGTATCTACCCTCACAGCAACCGAATCTACACTCTCCCCAAATACACTTGGGATCTCAAATCATATTGGCACGAAACAGCAAAACACAAAGCGAAACGACTAGCCAAAAAGGTTCATCCTCTCATAAGTGGATTCAACACCTCTGGTCTCAACGACACCCACTTCACCTTTGATGTATTGCTGGACAGACATACAGACCCCTATATCGATGACCATAGAGTAGATGACGCAATCATTTTCCCAGGGACGGGACATCTAGAAATAGCCACATCTGCTGCACAACAGGCTTTCCAAGACAACTTTGGATTTTTGGAAGACATAAATTTCGAAAGTGCACTCTTTTTGCCAGAAGAAGGAGAACTGGCAGATGTAAAGATAGAAGTCTACTCGGACGAAGAGAAATACTGGATTTTGAGCAAAGACTCGAACAATCCTGATGCAGAATGGATCAAAAACTCCAATGGGAAAATGAATGCACTTGGGGATGAGTTCGTTTCTACTCCTATGGATCTGAATGAAATCAAGCTACGTGTCAATGACAGACTGCCTGTGCAACCCATGTACTTGGAATTGAAAAAATGTGGCCTGCAATATGGCCCAACATTCAAACTCATCAAGAACCTATGGGTGGTAGAAGATGAAATATTGGCCAAGGTACAGCTACACGACTCATTAGTGTATGAAATGGGGCAATACAATCTGCATCCCTCTGTATTGGACGCCTGTCTCCAAAGCATGTTTGCAGCGAAACTAAGTGACGATGATGAAGAGCGAGGAATCTATTTACCTACACATATCGACCGTTACAAGTTTCACGCAAAACCAACTTCCCCAACGGTCTATAGCTATATCAAAGTCAAAGAAGCGAGCTCTGAATATCTCCGTGGTGATTTTTGGATCATGGATGAATCAGGCAGTTTGGTTGCAGAGATCCAAGGCATAGATTTCAAATATATCGAAGGCTCTCGCTCACAAGAAGGGGATGTTTCTTACACCGGGTGCTATGAATTCGAATGGACAGAAATGAAACCGCTAGAATTCACTCCTTCTCACAACACCATACTGGTGATTAGAGAAAATGACTTAGTCATCGAACCTCTCAACAAAAAATTGTCTCAGAATAACTCCACCCTGATTCATACTACTATCAGTGACTATTCGGATCGAGAGGCTGTTCGGCAAGAGCTAAAAAAAGTCATGAAGACAAGCCCAACGCTAAACAGAGCCATCATCACACTACCGATCACGGAAAATCAGGGAGACATAGCCAACAATTCCATTGAATTGAGTTGGAAAATCCTAAACATTTTCAATGCCATCATTCAAGAAGAATTGCAATTTCCAATTTGGATTCTCAATCAAAACGCTGAAATCGTTTTAGATACCGATCAAACGATAAACCTGCACCAATCAGTCACTTATGGGCTATCGAGAGTCATGTTCAACGAGTACCCTATGGTGACTTGCAAAATCGCTGACATTTCCTCCATCGACAATACCGACGAACTTGACAACTTGGCAAACATCATCTCTTCTCCATCCAACGGAGGCCATGAGTCTGACTTTGCTTTTAGAGGAAAAAGCATCTTTGTAAAGCGACTACAGGCCGTCAAAAAAGAGCAGGTTCAAAAAGACTCATCTGTTCAATTACCAGCAACAGGCTCATATTATCAAGCAGTCCTGCAAGAACAAGGTATGCTAGATTCAATAGCCTTTAGACAAATAGAACCTTTGCCTCTCGGTGATCAAGAAGTAGAGATAGACATCATCGCCGCTGGTGTCACTCCTAAAGACCTACAGATCATCAATGGCTCCTTAAGTAAGGAAAGCCTCTCAGGAGGATTATGTGGATCTCATATAGGTACAGAGTGCAGTGGGATAATTGCTAATATTGGTAAAAATGTAAGCAACCTAAAGGTAGGAGATGCTGTACTCGCTTTTGCTCCAAATTGCTTTGCAGGCAAGACGGTGGCACCACAGCACACGGTAGTACCAAAACCTGAACACCTCTCACACGAAGAAGCAGCAAGCATCTCTGTAGCATACCTGACTGCATACCACAGTCTATTCAACTTAGGACAGATTGAAGCAGACGAACGTATCTTGATCCACTCCGCAACAGACGAAGTAGGATTAGCAGCCCTCGCCTTAGCCCAGCTAAAAGGCATAGAAATATTTGCGACTGCTGATACCGTACAGAAAAGAGAACGTCTCAAAAAAATGGGCATTAACCACGTCTATGACAGCAGTTCTACGACTTTCTACAGCGAGGTGATGGCTGACTCCCAAAGCGAAGGGGTAGATTTAGTTCTCAATTCACTCAATGGAAAATCTATCGTTCAGAGTATAAAATGCCTTAGACCATTTGGCAGGTTTGTGGAATTGGGTAAAACAGACATCTACAACGACATCAGTATCCACCTGAAGCGATTCGGTGAGAATTTGAGCTATTTCGCAGTAGATATCGACAGGCTCATGGCTCAGAAACCACAGAAAGCCCAGAAACTCTTTCAAGATGTCATTCAATTGTTTGAAACCAAGTCCGTACAAGCTACAAGTACTCAGGCACTCAAAATTACAGCAATACAAGAAGCTTTTCAACTGCTCTCAAAAGGGGAACAAACCAGTAAAATCGTCTTGTCTATGGCTGATCAAGTCGTGCATGCTCTTCCTCAAGAGACCATTCATTTCTCTCCAGACAAATCGTACATTTTGACAGGAGGAGCCAGTGGGTTTGGTATAGAAGTAGCCAAGTGGATGGCAAACAAAGGAGCCAAATATCTCGCTTTAGTCAGCAGGAGTGGTCCAAAGTCAGAGTACGATCACAGTTGGATTGATCAACTCAAAGCTAATGGCATCCATGTGATGGTTGAAAACCTAGATTTATCCAAGTTGGATGAGGTACAAGCCATGGTCCATAGAGTCGGTAATTGTGCGCCACTTGGTGGTATCATTCATGGTGCAGCTGTACTACAGGATGCCACGATTCCGAGAATGGACAAAGCACTATTTAGTAAGGTATTCATACCTAAAGCCATGGGGGCATGGAATCTACATCTTGCGACAGAACAAACAGACCTCGATTTCTTCCTAAATTTCTCATCTGTATCTTCCGTCGTAGGTGTACCGGGACAATCCAACTACTCCTCAGCCAACAACTTCCTAGACAAATTAGTAGACTACAGAGTAGCAAAAGGCCTGAAAGCTCAAAGCATCAACCTCGGAGTACTGGGGCAATATGCGGGAATGACCAAAGAAGGCAGTAGCAGTAGCGTAATGAATGTGCTAGAAAGTCAAGGCTGGATCCCCTTGACCTTCAAACAAGTCATGAGCAAACTTGAAAAAGTACTCTTGGAAGGAAATCGAGTAAGAATGGCGACCAACGTCGATTGGCTGAAATTTAGAGAATTCTTCAACCACTTAAAGAGCGACGGAAAATTCGAACATCTTCTCACCGATGCAGCACTTAAAGTTGGTTCAGCGAGCAACAAAGGCGAAGGACTAAAAGAGACATTACTAACAGCCAATGGGCAAGCCAGTCAGATCCTTTTGGTCAATCTCAAAAATGCATTGGCAAGAATACTGGGAACTACTCCCGACAAGTTAAATGAAAACAAAGCGGTCTCTGCAATAGGTTTAGACTCCTTGATGATGAATCAATTAAGGAACTGGATTCTTCAGAAGTTGGAGTTCAACTACCCATTGATGAAACTATCCAAAGGACCTAGCATGGTCGAAATCTCAGAACATATTCTTCACAACCTCAAGCCGGTGGAATCTGCTCACGAACTGTTGGAAGATGAATCTGGGATCACTTCGGAAGAGGATATTGAGGTAATCAACGAATGGTTCGTTCACAAAAAACATGAAGCGACTAATTTCGAACAAAAGGCTAAACTCTTCATGTTTCATTCTATGGGCGCAGGTGCATCGATGTATGATCATTTCATATACAATGCCCCAGAAGGCACGGATGTATATGCCGTCCAACTACCCGGCCGTGAAAACAGAAAGAATGAGGATCGCTATACAGATTTTGGACAGCTAATAGATGACCTAGAAAGCGCCATTGTTCCACTTCTTGACACACCATTCGTCATGTATGGCCACAGTTTTGGAGGAATGGTAGCTTTTGAGCTCTCTCGTCGACTCAGAAACAAATACGGCAAAGAGCCCCTTCATTTCTTTAGCTCTGCAACCATGGCTCCTCAGATGTCTGTGACCTGGAAGAACCGAGACGTACTGAAACAGTCGGCTATTTCCAGCAATTCAGAACAGAAGCTTCTAGGTTTGATGAATTATATCGATGACATCAATTACGTAAAGAAGATTCTCCCTATACTGAGACTTGACATGGTCTTGTTGACAACCTATGATTACCAAGTAGAGCAAAAGCTAAACTGTCCAATCACAGTATTTTCAGCAATCGAAGATGAAGTCACCCTACCAGAGGAAATGGCTCCTTGGCAAGAGCACACTGCATCTGAGTTTAGACAAGAACTCGTGCATGGTGACCACTGGTTCGTGAGTCGAAACAAAGACTTCATTCGCCATCAGATCAGCCAAGACCTGAGCCTTTCTTTGCAAGAATAGCTAGGCATCAGCTAGCGACCCTTTTAAAACCAACCCTATTTACCCTTGGGCTCTCTCTATTGTCTCAATAGATGAGAGCCCATACTTACCAGCTATTTCGATGATCCACCTTCACTTACCCGAAGGACTATATTCCTGCTTTTCTGACTTATCTCACTCGTCAGAGGTCCTGTTTGAAACAGAAAAAAACATAGCAACAGCCTATGAACCCAAAAGACTCATGGAGTTTTGTAGTGGGAGATACTGTGCACACCTGTCTCTCAAGAAGCTGGGAGTGGACGCTCCCATACTCAAGACAGAGGAAGGAGCCCCTCTCTGGCCCAAGGGCATCACCGGATCCATCAGTCAC
The DNA window shown above is from Reichenbachiella sp. 5M10 and carries:
- a CDS encoding type I polyketide synthase, translating into MQKEDIAIIGIGCHTPGKIHGPEQFWSKLMNGVDGISDVPKDRWNHEEYYDPNPNKAGKIKTKKGGFIEGIDLFDNEFFKIFPKEAERIDPQQRLLLQTTFESIEDSGDKLENLRGSNAAVFMSVFTNDYWDMQIEQDSKYAISPHVAMGSSRTAIANRISYFYDLKGPSVSVDTACSGALVAVHLACQSIWDQSASCAMAGGVNLIINPESTMMMSKGNFLSPDGYCKSFDERANGYVRGEGVGVVYLKPLSQALKDGNKIYGLIKATACNSDGHTVEGLTVPSESSQTAMLKNAYRLANIDVDKLQYIEAHGTGTPVGDPLETKSFSNVFGGRSTDSPLMIGSVKTNIGHLEGAAGVAGLIKLALSIKNKKIPGNLHFNKVNPKIDLKNWKLKVVSENTDWPEQKDGSPRIGGVNSFGAGGTNAHLVLEEYIPAQEKSSKAIEENLYLFQTSAATTTSLHNLLKAYKSFLLSEQYSLRDICYNVGKHRSSLKHRISIAGKDKTDMIDKIDAFLEGNVISGVSSHELETPAHKIGFVFTGQGPQWFAMGQELIATEPLFKSTIQNIEGYFSQISGWSLLEEMNKDEENSRVNDTRIAQPAIMAIQIALVELWKKHGIQPEGVVGHSIGEVAAAYTAGSLTLEQAVQVIFHRSRGQHAATGKGKMLAVSLTLSAAEEIIKDVKDTVSIGAVNGPEMCVLSGDEAPLLQISEKLTEQDIFNKFLRVTVPFHSHHMEPLKDELIHSLRQLKPAKASLDLYSTVTGQKGDGLHLVSEYWYDNVRKPVYFANALSKMVEDGYDLFIEIGPHPALSSGAEDIFASKDSHAVIFPSIKRKENEKLRFLHTLGSLYTHGIALDWDCIYPHSNRIYTLPKYTWDLKSYWHETAKHKAKRLAKKVHPLISGFNTSGLNDTHFTFDVLLDRHTDPYIDDHRVDDAIIFPGTGHLEIATSAAQQAFQDNFGFLEDINFESALFLPEEGELADVKIEVYSDEEKYWILSKDSNNPDAEWIKNSNGKMNALGDEFVSTPMDLNEIKLRVNDRLPVQPMYLELKKCGLQYGPTFKLIKNLWVVEDEILAKVQLHDSLVYEMGQYNLHPSVLDACLQSMFAAKLSDDDEERGIYLPTHIDRYKFHAKPTSPTVYSYIKVKEASSEYLRGDFWIMDESGSLVAEIQGIDFKYIEGSRSQEGDVSYTGCYEFEWTEMKPLEFTPSHNTILVIRENDLVIEPLNKKLSQNNSTLIHTTISDYSDREAVRQELKKVMKTSPTLNRAIITLPITENQGDIANNSIELSWKILNIFNAIIQEELQFPIWILNQNAEIVLDTDQTINLHQSVTYGLSRVMFNEYPMVTCKIADISSIDNTDELDNLANIISSPSNGGHESDFAFRGKSIFVKRLQAVKKEQVQKDSSVQLPATGSYYQAVLQEQGMLDSIAFRQIEPLPLGDQEVEIDIIAAGVTPKDLQIINGSLSKESLSGGLCGSHIGTECSGIIANIGKNVSNLKVGDAVLAFAPNCFAGKTVAPQHTVVPKPEHLSHEEAASISVAYLTAYHSLFNLGQIEADERILIHSATDEVGLAALALAQLKGIEIFATADTVQKRERLKKMGINHVYDSSSTTFYSEVMADSQSEGVDLVLNSLNGKSIVQSIKCLRPFGRFVELGKTDIYNDISIHLKRFGENLSYFAVDIDRLMAQKPQKAQKLFQDVIQLFETKSVQATSTQALKITAIQEAFQLLSKGEQTSKIVLSMADQVVHALPQETIHFSPDKSYILTGGASGFGIEVAKWMANKGAKYLALVSRSGPKSEYDHSWIDQLKANGIHVMVENLDLSKLDEVQAMVHRVGNCAPLGGIIHGAAVLQDATIPRMDKALFSKVFIPKAMGAWNLHLATEQTDLDFFLNFSSVSSVVGVPGQSNYSSANNFLDKLVDYRVAKGLKAQSINLGVLGQYAGMTKEGSSSSVMNVLESQGWIPLTFKQVMSKLEKVLLEGNRVRMATNVDWLKFREFFNHLKSDGKFEHLLTDAALKVGSASNKGEGLKETLLTANGQASQILLVNLKNALARILGTTPDKLNENKAVSAIGLDSLMMNQLRNWILQKLEFNYPLMKLSKGPSMVEISEHILHNLKPVESAHELLEDESGITSEEDIEVINEWFVHKKHEATNFEQKAKLFMFHSMGAGASMYDHFIYNAPEGTDVYAVQLPGRENRKNEDRYTDFGQLIDDLESAIVPLLDTPFVMYGHSFGGMVAFELSRRLRNKYGKEPLHFFSSATMAPQMSVTWKNRDVLKQSAISSNSEQKLLGLMNYIDDINYVKKILPILRLDMVLLTTYDYQVEQKLNCPITVFSAIEDEVTLPEEMAPWQEHTASEFRQELVHGDHWFVSRNKDFIRHQISQDLSLSLQE